taatATATGGTTCGCTATTTAAGAGAACACGTATAACATATCAAATTACAATGGCTTTGAAGAGAACAAAAGATCCTTTGGTTTAcaactttcttttaaatgattttcttttgtttaataatatcaatatcacaataagaaaataacatgtttattgtaCCTTGCAATGTAGtagttgtgtttgtttatttgttgtttcattattCAATATATGACTTTAACTATTTGGACTTTAACTCATTCTATCTTCAATCAAAATGTCAAGAGGAATAAAATCAGCTTCGTCGACTACAACACTGTCGTCAGCCTCGGATTCCAGTTATCTCTCCGGCATTAAGTCTATAGGGACGAGTGAAGGGGTAATTAAACACTGCTGTCctatattaatatcaatatttaagtCTTCGAGGTATTTAAAACCGTGTTTGCAATTTTCAtcatataattcaataattcTAACACTATTTTCATTGCCTTCACCATTGCTTATGATTCCGTTGAATGTAATGTAGGGGAAATGAACAATAATCACTTTGACGGCCGAGAAGCTGCACTACACATAccgtgatgatgatgatgatgtacaGCCACTTACTACTGGGCGCATTCGCCGACTATTGAATGTCTTCCACCTCGATAGGAACTTGTTTTGGCTGTCTTTATCATAgttcttgtgtgttttttatcaaGACCACGattattcataaatgtttacaaCCATACCGACAATgtatataatgttgttgtttgttacaGTTTAATACTTGGAATCTCATATCGCGAAAAACGCTGGAAGACCCCTTCTGTATGACATGTAAGTTTCGCATGGGAACCAAGATCCAACGTATAAGAAAAACAGTTGTTCAGCGCCCGAAGCGCAAAACGGAGGCGTCCAAAAAGACCGGAAGTGACGAAGACGCCACCTCGTCCTCGTCAGAACTCAGCCAGGATTGGGACGACTTTGACGATGATGCCGATGGTATGTTTTAAACTgtatataaaactataatacTCATGGATTTCCGCGcgaagtttaaactaaatgtctgttgtatttttatatacacaaaAGCCTGTTGTGGAAGTCTAATGACTAATGCATATCCCCGTGTTTGGCATTGTTTGGATTGTACGATCGCTTCAATTAGTTACTTGAAATGAAGAATTCATTTTGctgtatttctttattattcgaTTACCAGTTATTCAATTAATGAACGTTTTCGTGACCATCAATTCgaattcattattataataactcAAAGAGCTCTCTGATTATTCGATTAACAGATCATGTATGTATGATTAGATTTGGTGGCATTGTATGAGGAGTTGAACTCACAGCCCCTGAAGAAGGCGGCCGCAAGTCTTATCACCGCACCGAGATACACCATCCACAGGCCAATCTCAGGAGGTACTTGGTAATCTGAGATCAAGGACccaacgtcttgagtctgactAAGAagaacaatatattaaatttgcatttttctgCTTTTGCAAATATTCTATACTACAACAAGGCATACATAATTTGCCAAAATTAGTTATACAGTATTAtggatattttgaaacatttacattttgtcGCAAACTCAGGCCCAAAACGTTATTGAATGGACCCAGGTCGCTCTCTATCGTCCTCGAGCCGTTATACTGTAGTTGCAGTATTGGCCTTTAAGGctaatatgtattatattacCGCTTAAAATAATTTAGGTAGCAAAAACGTTAAAGACTTAATATAGGCATTATTTGTTTGAGCATTGATCCATATATCCTGGTATGGTCATCTTCACCAAGTTTTAGCATAATCGTAGGAGTCAGTCTCTGAGAAAGCTTTGAGTAATAAAGAATTTGCACCGAGATACTTTAAAAACACAACACTTCGAAAAAGGTTTTGAATAAACGTATTGATTTGACTTTGCtgaatacttgttttttttaatcgaaATTAATTTAAGAAGTATTGCGTTTTTGTCCCTAAGTGTACACTAATTTAGATAAAAGGTAGaaccaaaatataattattcatttaacattGCTGAGATATTACATATTCAATTTTGAAGCATGCTCGTTCACTTTTGGAAATATGGATATCTGTACCTgacagtttttttgttttgttttttgtgattCAATGTATTTTAGTAAATCAGATGTAAGATGTATCACCATGATTAGAGTCCTTTCAGTTCGAATGTTAGtgacaattaaaataaacatgatatataCTTCCTTAAAGTCGAAGACGTGGTGATGGATATCGCCACCGGTGGATCCAAGGCGCAGAAGCTGTACTTAAAGAAATGCGCGGACTTCCAAACGGCCCCAAGCCGCCTCTTTCTTGAAGGACTTGTACTTCCGGTTATAGACATCGGTCACCAGAATGTAGGACCGAAGGGCGCCGAAGCCTGCGCTATTGCGCTGACGGTAAGTAGTGTGTTTCTTTTGCCAATGATCCTATTGATGACGCTTGTTGATTGTTTAAACTTATGACAATTTAGCTTTCAGTTCTTCGTTACACATTAAAGTATTGTAATCATGTTATAATGCACGaccaaaagttaaaacaatgcGCGGACCGGAGAGACAGCAGTGGATCACCTCACGTAACGCTGATGCTGAGTGCTTACAGAAACTGGTATTAATAcgcataaacaaaaatattgaactgaaatcaaagctatatatataaaaagatgTACTGGTGACTGATCAGACTTGTGTTGTATTTCCAACGCTTGAAACTAAATACCAAATCCGTTTACAGCAAACACGGAGTGTGGAGATTTTACACATGAACGGCAATGCGATAGGGTATCGAGGAGCCAAATACCTCGCCCATGTGCTGAAAGTGAACCGGAATATATACGAGCTTGTAAGTATGCTCTATTGTAATATTCTATGTGTCCTTGTAAGTCTCAGACTGATTGCCTACGCTCCTACCTAAATGGTCCAAGTGACGTTTGAATGTCAATTCTGTAGAATATTACGCTTAAACTACACAGGAATGTTACATTTTTAGCCCAGAAGTAGCCAAATACTTGGGGGAGAAATCATATATACCACATTTACCCTATGTGTATTTTCGTTTTAGTTTGGAAAAGTGCCCATGTCACGAGTTGCGCACCCTCTTACTTCATAACCTGGTTTAACCAATGGAATGTATAGCTTTGAGataattatacaaattaaaGACTTTTAATGAATGCCAAAATACACGAAGAATAGTACAAGTATGTCAGTTACAAAGGTCTGTTAAACGAGTGACAAGAACGGTGCGACAAAACAAAGGCATACAATACCCCAGGGCAGTGAAATTGTGCAGAATACATCCAAATTGCAATCATACATTTTATGCTTTACTTCAGAACCTTGCAGACAACAACATGGGTATCCGTGGCGCCCGGCACTTGGTGACGTCAATCATGGACATTGACAGGATCACTAGTCTTGATCTTTCCAGTAAGGTCTTcacaaataaattcattaaagtGGTAAAAATCTATGATACCGGTAGCATAGTGTCAACTATATTGACTAATGTCTACGATATACTATTGGGCACACCGCCTTCGACTATCATGCTATAATAACTGTATTTTCTGTATCGGTTTTAGGCGTTAATTATGAGTTTCAACGCAGAGTAATTTATATTTGCACAGCCAAGTTTCCACAGTTCATTTGTGGCAAAAGGGAAAAGGAAGAGTAACTCCGAAATGGTTGAAAATGTCTGGCAGATATAGATTTTGCCAGACggatttatttcttaagttttaaattagGAAAAAGGTTTGTAAAGTTTAAAAAGCGATCACAAAGTTGGACGGCAATCGCCCACAATAAAATGTATGCAACATATAAGCGAACTAGATAAATAGTATGGAGGGTGGAGGGGTGGTTCGCgcttgataaaataaattgtaaaacttCTCTGAAAAGTTTTCGCTGCTGCGCATTGAAGTTGCGTTCGTACTAGATACCCTGGGTATTCTCAAGGGCTGTTCGTATACAGTTCATATCATACACAACCTAATCGTCTACCGTGCCATCAGTTTTGGTATTGAAACAACGCAATTACACAACATTTGTTTGGGTTTTGGAGATATCCAGTCCATGCCGAacttatattatacaaattcTATAAGTATTGTAATGTATTTGACACGCATACATATAACACTATGCCTTCGTAGCTTCCGGGACCAGCTTGTCCTTTCTTTGTTCCAGACAGTGGATTTAAGGAGCAAGATGCCATCATTTTCAAGCAACTGCTCGAGGTAAGCACTACGTACATGTATACCCAAGCTGCTATGCTTATATGTATGAGAGAGGAATACAAATATCAGGCCCCCAACATAATTGATGCAACgacattggtccaggactggtgaCGCAGTGATCCCATATGTTTTCCATATCGGGTCATTCATCTTTACATCGCACCCAAAATAGCGTCTATTTTCAGATTCCGACGAACTAATGAAACATTTACCATTAACAGATAGTTTGATAAATTTATACTTGTGTCGATCTGATATAAACGCTACAGGGTTAGTACGTGACCCATTATGGGATATACGGGCCACAGAAAACCATATCGGAGGAGAGCTTAGGAAACCATATTCGAGTGAGAGCTTCGCTTTCACGCgttatggtttcctttgccccgtatatccgaTATCGGGTCACCTTCTTCCCTTTCACGCGATATGTTTTcttttgccccgtatatccgaTATCGGGTCACCTTCTTCCCTTTCACGCGATATGTTTTcttttgccccgtatatccgaTATCAGGTCACCTTCTTCCCTTTCACGCGATATGTTTTcttttgccccgtatatccgaTATCAGGTCACCTTCTTCCCTTTCACGCGATATGTTTTcttttgccccgtatatccgaTATCGGGTCACCTTCTTCCCTTTCACGCGATATGTTTTcttttgccccgtatatccgaTATCGGGTCACCTTCTTCCCTTTCACGCGATATGTTTTcttttgccccgtatatccgaTATCAGGTCACCTTCTTCCCTTTCACGCGATATGTTTTcttttgccccgtatatcccatatcggttCACCTTCTTCCCTTTCACGCGATATGTTTTcttttgccccgtatatccgaTATCGGGTCACCTTCTTCCCTTTCACGCGATATGTTTTcttttgccccgtatatccgaTATCGGGTCACCTTCTTCCCTTTCACGCGATATGTTTTcttttgccccgtatatccgaTATCGGGTCACCTTCTTCCCTTTCACGCGATATGTTTTcttttgccccgtatatccgaTATCGGGTCACCTTCTTCCCTTTCACGCGATATGTTTTcttttgccccgtatatccgaTATCGGGTCACCTTCTTCCCTTTCACGCGATATGTTTTcttttgccccgtatatccgaTATCGGTTCACCTTCTTCCCTTTCACGCGATATGTTTTcttttgccccgtatatcccatatcggttCACCTTCTTCCCTTTCACGCGATATGTTTTcttttgccccgtatatccgaTATCGGGTCACCTTCTTCCCTTTCACGCGATATGTTTTcttttgccccgtatatcccatatcggttCACCTTCTTCCCtttcacccgatatggtttccttgcCTCCTTGCCCTGTATattccatatcgggtcaccttcTTCCCTTTCacgcgatatggtttcctttgccccgtatatctgATATCGGTTCATCCTCTTCGATCTTACGCGATATAGTTTCCTTTGCCACtgcttgtttatttaatgttatttagaacacttttgctttaaatgttCGAACAATGTACCGGTCAGGAAACACGGAACCTCGCGTACCTCAACCTAAGCCACAACCAGTTCCGAGAGACGGGTGGTCGGCTGCTCGGGGAAGCCCTGAGTTACAATGACGGTCTAGAGGAGCTGGATCTTTCCTGGAACCACCTCCGGCGAGAGGGCGTCATCGGCATTGCTGAGGGACTCATGGTTTGATATACTGTTTCcacaataaaatacttcaaacatttataacacattttcataaagctATGTTATACattcaaagtttttttctggCCAACTGTGCTTTTTGACAGGCTAGTCTTACCATTTCCGTTATGACATTGGACACGGCACTGACTGAACGCGTTGTATCGCAACAATAGTTTCGCGATCCTTTTGTGACACGATTCGATATACAAATCAGCGTTGTACTTATTTCAAAGCGACGCGTTTTGAtatgttaattgaaaatgttgCAGCATAACGCGAGTATGTGCATTTGAAATGAAGCTTGTCCAATctctatattttatattctgtCCAGGATAACACATCCTTAAAGCGGCTGAACCTTGCATGGAACGGGTTCCACCTAGAAGGTTGTCTCGCGCTGGAGAGGACGTTACCGTACAATACAACACTTGAGGCATTGGATCTCACCAACAACCGCATACACCGGGAATGTGTTGCTGCCTTAGCTCGTGGTCTGGCACACAACATAACACTAAATGCAATCATTGTAAGCTTGCGCACTCTGCACACATTGCTGCAAAAGGGTGAGTTGATATAAATCCGCGTGTTATCTATCGTACATTTACCATCATGttaaatacttatttcaaacagaACGTGCCCGTCATACACCATTGTTTATTTATCCATCCACACATATTTCATTAAGATCTGAGAAAAGGGATGAGTTCTTCCAAATGTAGTCCCCTCCTCCCAATCATCGACGTCACTGTTGTCGTTACTTGTTCACAGCTGAGGTTCAATCCCCTGACACAGGAAGGCGCGCACGACATGCTTCAGTTTCTCGCAGACTGCCGTACTTCCGGTATCAACCTAGTCGACTTCGGGGTAGGTAGACGCACCTTTAAGTATCAATGAGTGATAGTACTTTacaataattttgaaacaagaTTTCACAACTTAACGTTAATCACACGGGTTGGTACGATGCTATGCGAGAGTGTGATATTGTGTTAATGAGTAGTAGCGTAATAGTTCAATATCAAGATCTCATTTGACTCTCTTTGGGAGAATTCGTGATCAAAAACCTCAGAAAACAAATCCAAACTACCCAAACCATACTGAAGTGAACTTCCAAATGATGTTTCCCCATCAGATCATGCAAGTGGAGCCCCGCTGTCTGGCCCGTATAAACGAGGTGCACCTCCAGGGGCGCGCCTTAAGGGTGATACACGGGCAGATCGTCGGTGAGATGACGAGTGCAAGCCCGGAACTTGAGCGCAGTCTTATCGAGGAACATCCGGCACTCGTGTTGATTGAGTTTGGGAAGCTTATGGGGTTCCGAGTGACGGATTTGTTCAACTCGCTGGACAAGGACGGTAACCGGGCTTTGGACAGGGACGAGATACGGAAAGGCTTACAGGTAATCCGTTTGTGAAATAACCGTTGAAAGTCACCGCatttttgtggaaaaaaaatCTAGTCCAATCCAGAACAGAAATGGCATGCCATAGTTCGAGAAAAGGTATGACTTTATACTTATATTCAGAGGTTTTAACGGCGGTAAGCGTAATCTATTTTAAGCCTTTCTCGGCTGCTATCTGGGAAAGACAATATTACTTTGTTCGGAACATGTTACTGagcatatatgaaatattttataatgtaaataGACTACGGGGCCTGGgattgtatttaataaacaactttgatttgactaaaattagaaaatatgaatgtttttatCGGCCTGTAATATTTATTACCCAATAAAATGAATGGAATTGCTCAGGCATGACTTAGGATAAGACTTATATTAACTACGACTCCTAGCTTTCCCTGAAGTTTcgattttaaacaaatttggtTGTAAGTATGGCATAGAACTTTGCTTCTTCCAGATGGCCAATATTCCTCTTAGCGACAGGAGCATTGACAAACTCATTGAAAGGCTAGACAACAACGGAAATGGAGAAATAGAATACGAGTGAGTAAGGTTTCTAAGTATATTTAAGAGTTCGTTTTTGGCTATCTTCAGAAAATAAGCCGCTAAATCTGCTGTAGATCGTCAAAATTGGACTCtacctttttgtttttgtttttggttcATATATTTGTTAGTATCGACCGAGgtaaattaaatgaatagtaaaaaaagaaatatcctcactgattgtcattggcccacaccaaaatgcaaacaccaagtataAGCTTCCATCGAGGGAATGAATtccgggattgatgtcattaccGGGGTATGAACACATTTCGGCTGGTTAAAAGTGTGTGGAGGACGAAGGAAAAAGCGAAATTGTCTAAAAACAAA
The Mya arenaria isolate MELC-2E11 chromosome 12, ASM2691426v1 DNA segment above includes these coding regions:
- the LOC128211130 gene encoding leucine-rich repeat-containing protein 74A-like, with translation MSRGIKSASSTTTLSSASDSSYLSGIKSIGTSEGFNTWNLISRKTLEDPFCMTCKFRMGTKIQRIRKTVVQRPKRKTEASKKTGSDEDATSSSSELSQDWDDFDDDADDLVALYEELNSQPLKKAAASLITAPRYTIHRPISGVEDVVMDIATGGSKAQKLYLKKCADFQTAPSRLFLEGLVLPVIDIGHQNVGPKGAEACAIALTQTRSVEILHMNGNAIGYRGAKYLAHVLKVNRNIYELNLADNNMGIRGARHLVTSIMDIDRITSLDLSNSGFKEQDAIIFKQLLEETRNLAYLNLSHNQFRETGGRLLGEALSYNDGLEELDLSWNHLRREGVIGIAEGLMDNTSLKRLNLAWNGFHLEGCLALERTLPYNTTLEALDLTNNRIHRECVAALARGLAHNITLNAIILRFNPLTQEGAHDMLQFLADCRTSGINLVDFGIMQVEPRCLARINEVHLQGRALRVIHGQIVGEMTSASPELERSLIEEHPALVLIEFGKLMGFRVTDLFNSLDKDGNRALDRDEIRKGLQMANIPLSDRSIDKLIERLDNNGNGEIEYDELLLAYQEYRKHHAALIEAQNGDNPALLEELPLWRIRTCLQKLMAEKMKDFHSFKRIADQIAKHLKNVNDEIEAKREQITRERARRPRKVRSRPTSSRPNGQNWKSTPSQHGAGGGQANDTGNLDDDDEIDINMVDSADPAPEESELTAPSTVRMTARKRMSIQLPINIRASSRNTDTSDEATGGMAEMTILEDA